The Pandoraea apista genomic interval TGCGCTGGTGAACGCCGAGGTTTATCCGCGCATTCCGCTCAAGGGTTCGGTCGGCGCGTCGGGCGACCTCGCCCCGCTCGCGCACATGTCGCTGCTGTTGCTGGGCGAAGGCGAAGCCCGCTATCGCGGTCAGTGGATGAGCGCGCGCGAAGCCCTCGCCGTGGCCGGCCTCGAACCGCTCACGCTCGCCGCCAAAGAAGGGCTGGCGTTGCTCAATGGCACACAAGTGTCAACGGCCTACGCGTTGCGCGGTCTCTTCGAAGCGGAAGACATGTTCGCGGCCGCCAGTGTGTGTGGTGCGTTGACCGTGGAGGCCATGCTCGGCTCGCGCGCCCCGTTCGACGCCCGCATTCATGCAGCACGCGGCCAGCGTGGCCAGATCGACGCGGCTGCGCTCTATCGTCATCTGCTTGGCGAGACGAGCGAAGTCGGGCAGTCGCATGCGAATTGCGAAAAGGTGCAAGACCCCTATTCGCTGCGTTGTCAGCCGCAGGTCATGGGCGCGTGTCTCACGCAGATCCGTCAGGCAGCCGAGGTCCTGGCGGTCGAAGCGAATGCTGTGTCGGATAACCCGCTCGTGTTCTGGGAACAGGGCGACGTGATCTCTGGCGGCAACTTCCACGCGGAGCCGGTCGCAATGGCCGCCGACAATCTTGCGCTGGCGATTGCCGAAATCGGCGCGCTGAGCGAGCGTCGCATTTCGCTGATGATGGACAAGCATATGTCGCAGTTGCCCGCGTTTCTGGTGGCCAACGGCGGCGTGAACTCCGGTTTCATGATCGCGCAGGTGACGGCCGCAGCGCTGGCCTCCGACAATAAAGCCTTGGCACATCCGGCGAGCGTTGATAGTCTCCCGACCTCGGCCAACCAGGAAGACCACGTGTCGATGGCGCCCAATGCCGGGAAGCGGCTTTGGGAGATGGCCGATAACGTGAAAGGCATCATCGCCATCGAATGGCTCAGCGCCTGTCAGGGGCTGGACTTCCGCGAGGGTGTCAAGT includes:
- the hutH gene encoding histidine ammonia-lyase, which produces MSNQGNPSMATLFVTPGTLTLAQLRDVYQNPTTLTLDETAYAAIDKSVACVENIVAEGRTAYGINTGFGLLATTRIAHEDLENLQRSLVLSHAAGVGAPLDDALVRLIMVLKINSLARGFSGIRRKVIDALVALVNAEVYPRIPLKGSVGASGDLAPLAHMSLLLLGEGEARYRGQWMSAREALAVAGLEPLTLAAKEGLALLNGTQVSTAYALRGLFEAEDMFAAASVCGALTVEAMLGSRAPFDARIHAARGQRGQIDAAALYRHLLGETSEVGQSHANCEKVQDPYSLRCQPQVMGACLTQIRQAAEVLAVEANAVSDNPLVFWEQGDVISGGNFHAEPVAMAADNLALAIAEIGALSERRISLMMDKHMSQLPAFLVANGGVNSGFMIAQVTAAALASDNKALAHPASVDSLPTSANQEDHVSMAPNAGKRLWEMADNVKGIIAIEWLSACQGLDFREGVKSTPVLERARALLRQAVPFYDKDRYFAPDIEGASALIAQRQLSTLVPSGTLPSV